From the genome of Muricauda sp. SCSIO 64092, one region includes:
- a CDS encoding DUF6495 family protein: MKFKRLTKEQFEELQGEFINFLATQSITADEWKDIKQKNPKVAEEELDVFSDLIWEGVLSKVKYLENISANHMHLFELEDKEMKLISVKVMNPKVDLRTSEGFGWFKKNWQSDFVDYLTASKAYTKDKNLDKFQLIEQGAVITKGELYQWFDEIISPL; encoded by the coding sequence ATGAAGTTTAAAAGGCTGACAAAAGAGCAGTTTGAGGAACTGCAAGGGGAGTTTATCAATTTCTTGGCGACCCAGTCCATTACGGCGGATGAGTGGAAGGACATAAAGCAAAAGAATCCCAAAGTGGCCGAAGAGGAATTGGATGTCTTCAGTGATTTGATTTGGGAGGGCGTATTGTCCAAAGTCAAGTATTTGGAAAATATCTCCGCCAACCATATGCATTTGTTTGAACTTGAGGATAAGGAAATGAAACTCATTTCGGTAAAGGTGATGAACCCCAAAGTGGATTTACGGACCAGCGAAGGTTTTGGTTGGTTCAAAAAGAACTGGCAGTCCGATTTTGTGGATTACCTAACAGCATCAAAGGCCTATACCAAGGATAAAAACTTGGATAAGTTCCAATTAATCGAACAGGGAGCTGTGATTACCAAAGGCGAGCTCTACCAATGGTTTGATGAAATTATAAGTCCCCTCTAA